In the genome of Monodelphis domestica isolate mMonDom1 chromosome 2, mMonDom1.pri, whole genome shotgun sequence, one region contains:
- the SRSF12 gene encoding serine/arginine-rich splicing factor 12 has product MSRYTRPPNTSLFVRNVTDATRPEDLRREFGRYGPIVDVYIPLDFYTRRPRGFAYIQFEDVRDAEDALYNLNKKWVCGRQIEIQFAQGDRKTPGQMKSKERHPCSPSEHRRSRSHSRRTRSRSSSWGRSRRRSDSLKESRRRGLSYSRSKSRSNSLTRHSTSGRKSRSPRRNSSSRRRSRSESLQKRTTSVGKSQSSSPQRQTTSGAKSRSGGRHFDSLARSPSKSPQRHTNSETKAQSRSYHHKNNW; this is encoded by the exons GCCTGAGGACTTGCGACGTGAATTTGGTCGATATGGCCCTATAGTAGACGTATACATTCCACTTGACTTCTACACTCGCCGCCCAAGAGGATTTGCTTACATACAAT TTGAAGATGTCCGTGATGCAGAAGATGCTCTTTATAACCTCAATAAAAAGTGGGTATGTGGTCGTCAAATTGAAATACAGTTTGCACAAGGTGATCGCAAAA CACCAGgccaaatgaaatcaaaagaacgCCACCCTTGTTCTCCAAGTGAACATAGAAGATCAAGAAGCCACAGCAGAAGGACTCGAAGTAGAAGTTCTTCATGGGGAAGAAGCCGGAGACGATCTGATAGCCTTAAAGA GTCTCGTCGTAGGGGACTTTCTTATAGCCGATCTAAATCTCGATCTAACTCATTAACAAGGCATTCTACCTCAGGAAGGAAATCAAGATCTCCTAGAAGAAATTCTAGTTCTAGACGACGATCAAGATCTGAGTCCTTACAAAAAAGGACCACATCTGTGGGAAAATCACAGTCAAGTTCACCTCAGAGGCAGACCACCTCAGGGGCAAAATCAAGATCAGGTGGAAGACATTTTGATTCACTAGCAAGATCCCCATCAAAATCTCCCCAAAGACACACTAATTCTGAAACTAAAGCACAGTCTCGGAGCTACCATCATAAAAACAATTGGTGA